The Siniperca chuatsi isolate FFG_IHB_CAS linkage group LG12, ASM2008510v1, whole genome shotgun sequence genome has a segment encoding these proteins:
- the tex30 gene encoding testis-expressed protein 30 isoform X3 produces MNLKQLVSLAQALASAGFLCFRFTCKCLNLAYRVKAYHAVWDYLKSLQKFTIQHIFVGGRSMGCRAAAALARQLSDESEDAVHGVICLSFPLHPPGQTRAHRQRSEDLRGLPERMPVLFVSGTEDNMCDRDLFDGMVKEMKAQVEVFWLKGGSHGLTVKGRSEDSLLDEVNLQVITWMSKQGP; encoded by the exons ATGAACTTGAAACAGCTGGTTTCTCTGGCACAGGCCTTGGCTTCAGCTGGCTTCCTTTGTTTCCGTTTCACATgcaaatgtttaaacttggcTTATAGAGTGAAGGCTTACCATGCTGTGTGG GACTACTTGAAATCCCTCCAGAAGTTTACCATACAGCACATATTCGTTGGAG GCAGGTCCATGGGATGTCGTGCTGCTGCAGCTTTAGCCAGGCAGCTGAGTGACGAATCAGAGGATGCAGTGCATGGTGTCATCTGCCTGTCTTTCCCCCTGCACCCCCCAGGACAGACACGAGCCCATCGGCAACGGAGTGAAGACCTCAGGGGGCTACCTGAACGCATGCCTGTACTGTTTGTGTCAGGCACTGAGGACAACATGTGTGACAGG GATCTTTTTGATGGGATGGTAAAAGAAATGAAAGCTCAAGTTGAGGTTTTCTGGCTAAAAGGAGGCAGCCATGGACTGACAGTGAAGGGAAGGTCAGAGGATTCTTTGTTGGATGAAGTGAACTTACAAGTCATCACCTGGATGAGTAAGCAGGGACCGTAG
- the tex30 gene encoding testis-expressed protein 30 isoform X2: protein MGKFDEDTVKVPFGTKCLDAALCFPASVKDVHTAVILTHGAGGDMNLKQLVSLAQALASAGFLCFRFTCKCLNLAYRVKAYHAVWDYLKSLQKFTIQHIFVGGQTRAHRQRSEDLRGLPERMPVLFVSGTEDNMCDRDLFDGMVKEMKAQVEVFWLKGGSHGLTVKGRSEDSLLDEVNLQVITWMSKQGP, encoded by the exons ATGGGCAAGTTTGACGAG GACACAGTGAAGGTGCCATTTGGGACAAAGTGTCTGGATGCTGCCTTGTGTTTCCCTGCCTCAGTGAAAGATGTTCATACAGCCGTGATTCTCACACATGGGGCTGGTGGAGACATGAACTTGAAACAGCTGGTTTCTCTGGCACAGGCCTTGGCTTCAGCTGGCTTCCTTTGTTTCCGTTTCACATgcaaatgtttaaacttggcTTATAGAGTGAAGGCTTACCATGCTGTGTGG GACTACTTGAAATCCCTCCAGAAGTTTACCATACAGCACATATTCGTTGGAG GACAGACACGAGCCCATCGGCAACGGAGTGAAGACCTCAGGGGGCTACCTGAACGCATGCCTGTACTGTTTGTGTCAGGCACTGAGGACAACATGTGTGACAGG GATCTTTTTGATGGGATGGTAAAAGAAATGAAAGCTCAAGTTGAGGTTTTCTGGCTAAAAGGAGGCAGCCATGGACTGACAGTGAAGGGAAGGTCAGAGGATTCTTTGTTGGATGAAGTGAACTTACAAGTCATCACCTGGATGAGTAAGCAGGGACCGTAG
- the tex30 gene encoding testis-expressed protein 30 isoform X1 translates to MGKFDEDTVKVPFGTKCLDAALCFPASVKDVHTAVILTHGAGGDMNLKQLVSLAQALASAGFLCFRFTCKCLNLAYRVKAYHAVWDYLKSLQKFTIQHIFVGGRSMGCRAAAALARQLSDESEDAVHGVICLSFPLHPPGQTRAHRQRSEDLRGLPERMPVLFVSGTEDNMCDRDLFDGMVKEMKAQVEVFWLKGGSHGLTVKGRSEDSLLDEVNLQVITWMSKQGP, encoded by the exons ATGGGCAAGTTTGACGAG GACACAGTGAAGGTGCCATTTGGGACAAAGTGTCTGGATGCTGCCTTGTGTTTCCCTGCCTCAGTGAAAGATGTTCATACAGCCGTGATTCTCACACATGGGGCTGGTGGAGACATGAACTTGAAACAGCTGGTTTCTCTGGCACAGGCCTTGGCTTCAGCTGGCTTCCTTTGTTTCCGTTTCACATgcaaatgtttaaacttggcTTATAGAGTGAAGGCTTACCATGCTGTGTGG GACTACTTGAAATCCCTCCAGAAGTTTACCATACAGCACATATTCGTTGGAG GCAGGTCCATGGGATGTCGTGCTGCTGCAGCTTTAGCCAGGCAGCTGAGTGACGAATCAGAGGATGCAGTGCATGGTGTCATCTGCCTGTCTTTCCCCCTGCACCCCCCAGGACAGACACGAGCCCATCGGCAACGGAGTGAAGACCTCAGGGGGCTACCTGAACGCATGCCTGTACTGTTTGTGTCAGGCACTGAGGACAACATGTGTGACAGG GATCTTTTTGATGGGATGGTAAAAGAAATGAAAGCTCAAGTTGAGGTTTTCTGGCTAAAAGGAGGCAGCCATGGACTGACAGTGAAGGGAAGGTCAGAGGATTCTTTGTTGGATGAAGTGAACTTACAAGTCATCACCTGGATGAGTAAGCAGGGACCGTAG